The genomic DNA TAAAATATTTAGTGCAATGGATAGAGTAGTTCAATTAGGAGACAATGGTGGTGGTTTTGCCATTTCTATGCATTCAAAAAGAGTAGCTAATTATGAAACAATTAATAAGGAAAATTTAAAAGGTTGGCATACAGGAGATGGAATGACATATATTTATGCAAATGATTCTTCGGGTTATATTGATTTCTGGCCTACTGTAAATCATTTATTATTAGCAGGAACTACTGAAAGTGGAAATGCAAGAATAAATTCAAGTGGGGAAAGAAGAGTTGGAAGTTCAGTAAGTCCAAAAACTTGGGTAGGAGGTTCTACTAATGGTCAAGTTGGATTTATTGGAATGGATTTTATATCATGGAATGATAAAACAGAAGCTAAAAAGAGTTGGTTGTTATTAGGAAATGAAATTGTTGCCATGGGTTCAAATATTAAGAGTACAGATGATACAATTTTTACAGTCATAGATAATAAGATAATAAATACCAAAGATAATTCAGAAGTATATGTTAATTCAGTAAAATTAATTGATTTAATAAATATAAATAAAAAAGGTGACTATATTGAGTATGAAAATACAATAAAAAAAGAAAATATAGGATACATATTATTACAAGATCAAAATGTTGAAGTTAAGATTGAAGATAGAAGTGGGAAATGGGAAGATATTGGTGGTAAAAGTCAAAATATAATAACAAAGAAATATCTTCAAATCGTAATAAATCAAGGGCAAAATCCTATTGATTCAACATATAGTTATTTGATATTACCTAATTTTACAAAAACTCAAATAACAAATTATAATATTAATGATATTGAAATATTAAAACAAGATGATATGGCACATGTAATTAAAATTCCTTCAAAAAATTTAATAGCAATAAATTCTTGGGCTAATAATGATTTGGAAATAGAAAATATTAAATTAAATGGCACTATATCACTTATTGCAATAGAAAATAACGATAAATTAGAACTTACAATAAGTGATCCAACACATGAAATTAATGGAATTACAAAAATAGAGATAAAAGGTGAATATGAATTAGATAAACTTATAAAAGAAGTCAAATTAACTATTATAAATAATAATACAAATTTAGAAATAGATTTACCTAAGTTAGGTCAATCAATAACAGTAGGTTTAACTAAAAAATAATCATTAAAAACAAGAATACTTATCAAAAAAAATATATGAAAATATAATGACTTTTAGATAAGTATTTTTTTAGTTATAGCAGGTTTTATTATATTAAAAATTTGATAATTTTGATAACTTTGGTAACTTTAAATTTGACAATATTATAAATCAAGTTAAAATAATCATGAAATATTTTATTGGATAAAAATTTAAGAAAGAGGGATTAGTATGAAAAAAATATTAGGAATTTTAATGTTATTTATTACATTATTAAGTTGTGGAACTAAAAATGAAACAACTGAAAATAAAACAGGTAAAAAGTTTGAAGGAAAAGAATTAAGTATTTATGTATCTTTTCATGAAGATATGGCTAAAAAATTAGCAGAATTATTTGAAGATCAAACTGGTGCAAAAATTAATTATATTAGATTGCCAACTGGACAAGCAGTTACAAGAATAAAAGCAGAAGCTTCATCACCACAAGCATCTGTATGGATAGGTGGAACAGCTGATGCACAACAAAATGTAGCTAATGATGGGCTATTAGAATCTTTTGAACCTGAAAATTCAAAAGAAACACCTGATAATTTTAAAGATTCTAAAAATCATACATGGACAGGAATATATGTAGAAGCTTTATCAATAGGAGTTAATACTGAAAGATTTGAGAAAGAATTTAAAGATATACCTATACCAACTAAATTAGAAGATTTATTAAATCCTGCATTCAAAGGTGAAATTATACTACCAGACCCTAATACATCAGGAACAGGATTAACTATAATAGCTTCAATATTAGAAAGTATGGGTGAAGAAAAAGGATGGGAATTTATAAGTAAATTATTTGAAAATGTAGCTCAATTTACTTCAAGTGGATACACTCCAGCAGAAAAAGTGGGAACAGGTGAATATTTAATTACTATTAATTTCTTGGCTGATCAATTAATTGTTAAAGATCATGGTTTCCCTATTGAAGGACAAGTTTATGAGGGTGCTGGTTGGAATATAGTTCCAGTTGCTAAAATTAAAGGTGGAGCAAATCCTGAAATTGCAGAAGAATTTATCAATTTTTCATTAAATAAAGAATCATCGGATGCATTAGTTGAGTTATCGAAAGTTATTTCAATAAGACCTGATAGTAAAGCACCAAAAGGTGGTAAAAGAATAACAGAATTACCAATAAATAAAAATTTTGATCCAGTTAAAGCAGCTTCTTTAAAAAAAGACTTATTAAAAAAATTAAATGAAATTAAACCTAAATAAAAAATATAGAAAATGGAGATAATATGGCGAATGAAGAGTTCAAAAAAATAAAAGAAAAAAAAGGATTTATAGTAGACATAAAAAATATTTATAGAGATCCAAGTTTGGCATTTCTTTTAGCAGTAGTTTTTTTATTTTTTATAATAATTATAGTTTATCCATTTGTAAAATTAAGTTTAATTCCTAGCAAAAATATATGGATAGAAGCAATTACGAATAAGTTTGTATTAAAAGTTTTTAGAAATACAATAATTTCTTCATTAAGTGCTACATTTTTAGCAACAATATTTGGATTTTTATTCGCATATGCAATGAATTATACTAATATACCAGGAAAGTCTATATTTAGAGTAATATCATTATTACCTAATATGGCTCCATCAATAATGACAGGATTAGCATTTATAATGTTATTTGGTCGTAGAGGTATAATAACATATAAATTATTGGGATTAAGAATTGACCCATATGGACCTATAGGCTTATTAATTGTGCAAACTATTGCATTTTTCCCTTTGGCTTATATAACTATATCGGGTGTTTTAAAATCAATAAGTCCTAATGTAGAGTTATCAGCTCAAAATTTAGGAGCATCTGGTTTTAGATTATTTAGAACAGTTACTTTACCATTAGCAACACCTGGTATAGCAAGTGCATTTTTATTAGTATTTATAAATGCGATAGCAGATTTTGGGAATCCTTTATTAATAGGTGGAAATTATAAGACATTAGCAACATTAGCTTATGATACAGTTATAGGAAATTTTGATATACCAATGGCGGCAGCATTAAGTTTATTCTTATTACTGCCATCGTTAATAATATTTTTAATACAAAAATATTACTTAGATAAAAAATCTTTTGTAACTATAACAGGAAAACCTACAAGTGGTCTTGAAAGAAATTTTGTTTCATTTGGTGCAAAGTTAATGTTATTTATTTTTTCTTTCATAATGTGTTTTGTTATATTATTAATAGTAGGTTCTGTTATGGCATTTTCTATTACAGAAGCCTTTGGAGTTAATTATACTTTTACAACAAGACATTTATATGAAGGAATTATTAATTCATACCCAATTAGAAATAGCTGGTTATTTGCCATGACGGCAGCTCTTATAACATCGGTTGTAGGAGTAATACTTGCTTTTTTAAATGTTAGAAAAAAATTCCCAGGTAGAGGAATAATAGATTTTCTTGCAATGTTACCTATATCTTTACCAGGAACATTTATAGGTTTAGCATTAGTAATATCATTTAATAAAAAACCGTTATTTTTAACTGGAACAGCTGCTATTGTAATTATAGGAATGGTTATACGACAAATACCAGTAGGTTATAGAAATTCAGTGGCAGGGTTTAAACAAATTGATAAATCAATAGAAGAGGCAGCGACTAATTTAGGTTCATCTAGTATAGGAGTGTTCAAAAATGTAATATTACCTATGCTTAAAAATCAAATATCTATTACATTTGTATATAGTTTTATGAAGGGGATGAATACATTAAGTACCATAATATTTTTAATATCACCTAAAACACAGCTTGCATCAGCTCAAATTTTAAGTTTATCTGAGCATGGATTCTATGGTGTTGCAAGTGCTACAGCATTAGGTATGATGCTTATTATATTATTAACTTTTGGTTTGTTTAAACTAATATTAAGAGATAACATAAATATATTTAACTTATAATGGAGATGAAAATGGAGAAAAAATATTTACTTGAAATAAAAAAAATAAATAAAATATTTGGTAATAATAGGGTAGTCAAAGATTTTTCTTTAAACATAGAACCAGGAAAATTTGTAACTTTTTTAGGTCCATCTGGATGCGGAAAAACAACGGTTCTTAGAATGCTAGCTGGATTTTATAATGTAGATTCAGGAGAGATTTTACTAAATGGAGAAAGAATTGATAATATTTCACCACAAAAAAGAAATACTCCAATGGTATTTCAAGAATACGCTTTATTTCCACACATGAATGCTTATGAAAATATTGCATATGGTCTAAAAGTACAACAAATAAATAAACAAGAAATTAAAGAAAGAGTAGATGAAGTATTAAACTTACTTAATTTAAAAGGGCTTGAAA from Oceanivirga salmonicida includes the following:
- a CDS encoding ABC transporter substrate-binding protein; this translates as MKKILGILMLFITLLSCGTKNETTENKTGKKFEGKELSIYVSFHEDMAKKLAELFEDQTGAKINYIRLPTGQAVTRIKAEASSPQASVWIGGTADAQQNVANDGLLESFEPENSKETPDNFKDSKNHTWTGIYVEALSIGVNTERFEKEFKDIPIPTKLEDLLNPAFKGEIILPDPNTSGTGLTIIASILESMGEEKGWEFISKLFENVAQFTSSGYTPAEKVGTGEYLITINFLADQLIVKDHGFPIEGQVYEGAGWNIVPVAKIKGGANPEIAEEFINFSLNKESSDALVELSKVISIRPDSKAPKGGKRITELPINKNFDPVKAASLKKDLLKKLNEIKPK
- a CDS encoding ABC transporter permease, with translation MANEEFKKIKEKKGFIVDIKNIYRDPSLAFLLAVVFLFFIIIIVYPFVKLSLIPSKNIWIEAITNKFVLKVFRNTIISSLSATFLATIFGFLFAYAMNYTNIPGKSIFRVISLLPNMAPSIMTGLAFIMLFGRRGIITYKLLGLRIDPYGPIGLLIVQTIAFFPLAYITISGVLKSISPNVELSAQNLGASGFRLFRTVTLPLATPGIASAFLLVFINAIADFGNPLLIGGNYKTLATLAYDTVIGNFDIPMAAALSLFLLLPSLIIFLIQKYYLDKKSFVTITGKPTSGLERNFVSFGAKLMLFIFSFIMCFVILLIVGSVMAFSITEAFGVNYTFTTRHLYEGIINSYPIRNSWLFAMTAALITSVVGVILAFLNVRKKFPGRGIIDFLAMLPISLPGTFIGLALVISFNKKPLFLTGTAAIVIIGMVIRQIPVGYRNSVAGFKQIDKSIEEAATNLGSSSIGVFKNVILPMLKNQISITFVYSFMKGMNTLSTIIFLISPKTQLASAQILSLSEHGFYGVASATALGMMLIILLTFGLFKLILRDNINIFNL